The Osmerus eperlanus chromosome 7, fOsmEpe2.1, whole genome shotgun sequence genome includes a region encoding these proteins:
- the LOC134023208 gene encoding collagen triple helix repeat-containing protein 1-like isoform X4 → MISLLGRLLFLTCLILPLHAIEKYHNCLQGPAGTPGREGNPGSNGIPGTPGIPGHDGVKGEKGECVSEVFEEPWRPNYKQCAWNSLNYGIDLGKIADCTFTKLRTDSALRVLFTGSLRLKCKTACCQRWFFTFNGAECNGPLPVESIIYLDQGSPELNSTINIHRTSSVEGLCEGIKAGLVDVAIWVGTCADYPRGDASTGWNSVSRVIIEELPK, encoded by the exons ATGATTTCTCTTCTCGGTCGTCTGCTGTTCCTCACCTGTCTCATCCTACCTCTTCACGCGATAGAGAAG taCCACAACTGTCTCCAGGGCCCGGCAGGGACCCCTGGCAGAGAGGGCAACCCTGGCAGCAACGGCATCCCCGGTACCCCGGGCATCCCAGGCCACGATGGAGTcaaaggggagaagggggagtgtgtgagcgAGGTCTTCGAGGAGCCCTGGAGACCCAACTACAAGCAGTGCGCCTGGAACTCCCTCAACTACGGCATCGACCTGGGGAAGATCGCC gacTGCACATTCACCAAGCTGCGCACCGACAGTGCCCTGCGGGTGCTGTTCACCGGCTCCCTGAGGCTCAAGTGTAAGACGGCGTGCTGCCAGCGCTGGTTCTTCACCTTCAACGGGGCTGAGTGCAACGGACCCCTGCCCGTAGAGTCCATCATCTACCTGGACCAGGGCAGCCCCGAGCTCAACTCCACCATCAACATACACAGGACCTCCTCAG TGGAGGGTTTGTGTGAGGGCATCAAGGCTGGTCTGGTGGACGTGGCCATCTGGGTGGGGACCTGCGCTGACTACCCCCGCGGTGACGCCTCCACAGGCTGGAACTCCGTCTCCAGGGTCATCATAGAGGAGCTGCCCaaatga
- the fzd6 gene encoding frizzled-6 produces MSSLVWVFLALIGPGSSDAHSLFTCEPIKVHRCLGMPYNMTFFPNMMEHYDQDIAASSMEPFMPLVSLKCSPDVHHFLCQAFIPACTEETKVIRPCRDLCETVRHDCRKDIATFGVSWPPELQCDRLEPCSSDGSALPQTTPKSSPSAKREMGFWCPFQLKTRPGQGSSFLGAPDCAPPCSNMFFEPHDIQFAKTFIGVCSIVCLGATLFTFLTFLIDVKRFRYPERPIIFYAVCYSVVSLIYFLGFLLGNNASCNTEAPNATVVLGSQSKGCTLLFMALYFFSTAGTVWWVILTITWFLAAGPKWSCEAIEKKAVWFHTAAWGVPGALTIVLLALNKVEGDNISGVCFVGLYDLAALRYFVLAPLCLGVLVGLSLLLAGIVSLNHVRQVIQHDERNQEKLKKFMIRIGVFSGLYLLPLVTLLACYAYEQSQRSAWENSWVNEHCQEYSIPCSHKPPEANRPDLSLFLVKYLMTLVVGISAVFWVSSKKTCSEWAFFFNRTRKKDPITESRRVLQESCEFFLKHNNRVQHKKKHYKPSSHKLKVISKSMGTSTGAGATPTTPTAKPNHGTSALGNHDPRIQASQSEARASSEASGREPLERLGSSRASRRGEREREAGAPREGGERRSKTGSSSKVSSRAESFQRVTEGRMTPKSDLSDVRQLPIGQQHAALNQSHSSSMKGSAPHLRQVVEGSKDKDGSC; encoded by the exons ATGTCCAGTCTGGTCTGGGTGTTCCTGGCCCTGATTGGGCCAGGGTCTTCAGATGCCCACAGTCTGTTCACCTGTGAACCAATCAAAGTGCACCGATGCCTGGGGATGCCCTACAATATGACCTTCTTTCCCAACATGATGGAACACTATGACCAGGACATAGCCGCCAGCAGTATGGAG CCCTTCATGCCCCTGGTCAGCCTGAAATGCTCTCCAGATgtgcatcacttcctgtgccaGGCCTTCATCCCGGCGTGCACCGAGGAGACCAAGGTCATCCGACCCTGCCGCGACCTCTGTGAGACGGTCCGCCATGACTGCAGGAAGGACATCGCCACCTTTGGTGTCAGCTGGCCCCCAGAGCTGCAGTGTGACAG GCTGGAGCCGTGCAGCTCAGATGGCTCCGCCCTGCCCCAGACCACACCCAAGAGCTCCCCTTCTGCCAAGAGGGAAATGGGCTTCTGGTGCCCCTTCCAGCTCAAGACCCGTCCCGGCCAGGGCTCGTCCTTCCTGGGCGCCCCGGACTGCGCCCCGCCCTGCTCCAACATGTTCTTCGAACCCCACGATATCCAGTTCGCCAAGACCTTCATCGGCGTGTGCTCCATCGTCTGCCTGGGCGCCACGCTCTTCAccttcctcaccttcctcatcGACGTCAAGCGCTTCCGCTACCCGGAGCGACCCATCATCTTCTACGCCGTGTGCTACAGCGTGGTGTCCCTCATCTACTTCCTGGGCTTCCTGCTGGGCAACAACGCTTCCTGCAACACGGAGGCGCCCAACGCCACGGTGGTGCTGGGCTCCCAGAGCAAAGGCTGCACCCTCCTCTTCATGGCGCTCTACTTCTTCTCCACGGCCGGCACCGTGTGGTGGgtcatcctcaccatcacctggttCCTGGCCGCCGGACCCAAGTGGAGCTGCGAGGCCATCGAGAAGAAGGCGGTGTGGTTCCACACGGCCGCCTGGGGGGTCCCGGGGGCGCTCACCATCGTGCTGCTGGCGCTCAACAAGGTGGAGGGCGACAACATCAGCGGGGTGTGCTTCGTCGGCCTGTACGACCTGGCGGCGCTGCGCTACTTTGTGCTGGCGCCGCTGTGCCTGGGCGTGCTGGTGggcctgtccctcctcctggccGGGATCGTGTCCCTCAACCACGTCCGCCAGGTGATCCAGCACGACGAGCGGAACCAGGagaagctgaagaagttcatgATCCGCATCGGCGTGTTCAGCGGCCTGTACCTGCTGCCCCTGGTCACGCTGCTGGCGTGCTACGCCTACGAGCAGAGCCAGAGGAGCGCCTGGGAGAACAGCTGGGTGAACGAGCACTGCCAGGAGTACAGCATCCCCTGCTCTCACAAG CCCCCGGAGGCCAACCGTCCGGACCTGTCCCTGTTCCTGGTGAAGTACCTGATGACGCTGGTGGTGGGGATCTCTGCCGTGTTCTGGGTCAGCAGTAAGAAGACCTGCTCCGAGTGGGCCTTCTTCTTCAACAGGACACGCAAGAAGGA CCCTATCACGGAAAGCCGCAGGGTCCTCCAGGAGTCCTGCGAGTTCTTCCTCAAACACAACAACCGTGTGCAGCACAAGAAGAAGCACTACAAGCCCAGCTCCCACAAGCTCAAGGTCATCTCCAAGTCCATGGGCACCAGCACAGGGGCTGGAGCGACCCCCACCACCCCGACCGCCAAACCCAACCACGGCACATCCGCCCTGGGCAACCATGACCCCCGTATCCAGGCCTCGCAGTCGGAGGCTCGGGCGTCTTCGGAGGCCTCGGGAAGGGAGCCTCTGGAGAGGCTGGGGTCTAGTCGCGCGTcccggaggggggagagggagagggaggcgggcgctcccagggaggggggagagaggcgtaGTAAGACGGGCAGCTCCAGCAAGGTCAGCAGCCGAGCAGAGAGCTTCCAGCGGGTGACCGAGGGAAG AATGACGCCCAAGAGTGACCTGTCAGATGTGAGGCAGCTGCCCATCGGACAGCAGCACGCAGCTTTGAACCAAtcacacagcagcagcatgaAGGGCTCCGCCCCTCACCTAAGGCAGGTTGTGGAGGGGAGCAAGGACAAGGACGGCAGCTGCTGA
- the LOC134023208 gene encoding collagen triple helix repeat-containing protein 1-like isoform X1, which produces MISLLGRLLFLTCLILPLHAIEKVKNRGFRQKDAEFNKCTGNDADKPNCTTHAAEPKHAAEAPYVNMYHNCLQGPAGTPGREGNPGSNGIPGTPGIPGHDGVKGEKGECVSEVFEEPWRPNYKQCAWNSLNYGIDLGKIADCTFTKLRTDSALRVLFTGSLRLKCKTACCQRWFFTFNGAECNGPLPVESIIYLDQGSPELNSTINIHRTSSVEGLCEGIKAGLVDVAIWVGTCADYPRGDASTGWNSVSRVIIEELPK; this is translated from the exons ATGATTTCTCTTCTCGGTCGTCTGCTGTTCCTCACCTGTCTCATCCTACCTCTTCACGCGATAGAGAAGGTAAAAAACAGGGGATTTCGCCAAAAAGATGCAGAATTCAATAAG TGCACTGGAAACGATGCAGACAAGCCCAACTGCACAACACATGCGGCAGAGCCAAAGCATGCTGCAGAGGCCCCTTATGTGAACATG taCCACAACTGTCTCCAGGGCCCGGCAGGGACCCCTGGCAGAGAGGGCAACCCTGGCAGCAACGGCATCCCCGGTACCCCGGGCATCCCAGGCCACGATGGAGTcaaaggggagaagggggagtgtgtgagcgAGGTCTTCGAGGAGCCCTGGAGACCCAACTACAAGCAGTGCGCCTGGAACTCCCTCAACTACGGCATCGACCTGGGGAAGATCGCC gacTGCACATTCACCAAGCTGCGCACCGACAGTGCCCTGCGGGTGCTGTTCACCGGCTCCCTGAGGCTCAAGTGTAAGACGGCGTGCTGCCAGCGCTGGTTCTTCACCTTCAACGGGGCTGAGTGCAACGGACCCCTGCCCGTAGAGTCCATCATCTACCTGGACCAGGGCAGCCCCGAGCTCAACTCCACCATCAACATACACAGGACCTCCTCAG TGGAGGGTTTGTGTGAGGGCATCAAGGCTGGTCTGGTGGACGTGGCCATCTGGGTGGGGACCTGCGCTGACTACCCCCGCGGTGACGCCTCCACAGGCTGGAACTCCGTCTCCAGGGTCATCATAGAGGAGCTGCCCaaatga
- the LOC134023207 gene encoding solute carrier family 25 member 32-like, translating to MSPAPSENPVTGSSTQLSLTGHIQNVFSHVKVENLAAGLSGGVVSTLLLHPLDLVKIRFAVSDGLNLRPKYDGIIHCMRSVLQQEGIRGLYQGVTPNIWGAGASWGLYFFLYNAIKAYTKEGRQTELTATEHLLSAAQAGIMTLTLTNPIWVTKTRLVLQYSADPSRKQYKGMVDALVQIYRYEGIRGLYRGFVPGLFGTSHGALQFMAYEELKRDYNKYRNMASEAKLNPLEYITMAALSKIFAVATTYPYQVVRARLQDQHNQYQGVLDVVRRTWRNEGATGFYKGIVPNLIRVTPACCITFVVYENVSRFLLGQTI from the exons ATGAGTCCGGCTCCGAGTGAGAATCCTGTAACCGGATCAAGCACACAGCTCTCGTTAACAGGACACATCCAAAACGTCTTCAGTCATGTCAAGGTGGAAAATCTAGCCGCAGGACTTAGCGGGGGAGTCGTGtcaacactgttgttacacCCTCTAGACCTGGTCAAGATCAGGTTTGCAG TGAGTGATGGTCTGAATTTGAGACCCAAATACGATGGCATAATCCACTGCATGCGCAGCGTGTTGCAACAAGAAGGAATTCGCGGCCTGTACCAAGGAGTTACACCTAACATCTGGGGAGCAGGAGCCTCGTGGGGACTCTACTTCTTCCT TTACAATGCCATCAAGGCCTACACCAAGGAGGGTCGTCAGACGGAGCTGACAGCCACAGAGCACCTGCTGTCTGCAGCCCAGGCTG ggATAATGACTCTCACACTGACCAACCCTATCTGGGTGACCAAGACCCGCCTGGTGCTGCAGTATAGTGCTGACCCCAGCAGGAAGCAGTACAAAGGCATGGTGGATGCCCTGGTCCAGATCTACCGCTATGAGGGGATACGTGGGCTGTATAGG GGATTCGTTCCGGGGTTGTTTGGTACGTCTCACGGGGCGCTGCAATTCATGGCCTACGAGGAGCTAAAGAGGGACTATAACAAGTACAGGAATATGGCCTCAGAAGCAAAGCTG AATCCCTTGGAGTACATCACCATGGCAGCCCTGTCTAAGATCTTTGCCGTGGCAACCACCTACCCGTACCAGGTGGTGAGGGCCCGTCTGCAGGACCAGCATAACCAGTACCAGGGGGTTCTGGACGTCGTCAGGAGAACCTGGAG GAATGAGGGTGCGACGGGCTTCTACAAGGGCATCGTGCCCAACCTGATCCGCGTTACGCCTGCCTGCTGCATCACCTTCGTGGTCTACGAGAACGTCTCGCGCTTCCTCCTTGGGCAGACAATCTGA
- the LOC134023208 gene encoding collagen triple helix repeat-containing protein 1-like isoform X3 has product MISLLGRLLFLTCLILPLHAIEKVKNRGFRQKDAEFNKYHNCLQGPAGTPGREGNPGSNGIPGTPGIPGHDGVKGEKGECVSEVFEEPWRPNYKQCAWNSLNYGIDLGKIADCTFTKLRTDSALRVLFTGSLRLKCKTACCQRWFFTFNGAECNGPLPVESIIYLDQGSPELNSTINIHRTSSVEGLCEGIKAGLVDVAIWVGTCADYPRGDASTGWNSVSRVIIEELPK; this is encoded by the exons ATGATTTCTCTTCTCGGTCGTCTGCTGTTCCTCACCTGTCTCATCCTACCTCTTCACGCGATAGAGAAGGTAAAAAACAGGGGATTTCGCCAAAAAGATGCAGAATTCAATAAG taCCACAACTGTCTCCAGGGCCCGGCAGGGACCCCTGGCAGAGAGGGCAACCCTGGCAGCAACGGCATCCCCGGTACCCCGGGCATCCCAGGCCACGATGGAGTcaaaggggagaagggggagtgtgtgagcgAGGTCTTCGAGGAGCCCTGGAGACCCAACTACAAGCAGTGCGCCTGGAACTCCCTCAACTACGGCATCGACCTGGGGAAGATCGCC gacTGCACATTCACCAAGCTGCGCACCGACAGTGCCCTGCGGGTGCTGTTCACCGGCTCCCTGAGGCTCAAGTGTAAGACGGCGTGCTGCCAGCGCTGGTTCTTCACCTTCAACGGGGCTGAGTGCAACGGACCCCTGCCCGTAGAGTCCATCATCTACCTGGACCAGGGCAGCCCCGAGCTCAACTCCACCATCAACATACACAGGACCTCCTCAG TGGAGGGTTTGTGTGAGGGCATCAAGGCTGGTCTGGTGGACGTGGCCATCTGGGTGGGGACCTGCGCTGACTACCCCCGCGGTGACGCCTCCACAGGCTGGAACTCCGTCTCCAGGGTCATCATAGAGGAGCTGCCCaaatga
- the LOC134023208 gene encoding collagen triple helix repeat-containing protein 1-like isoform X2: MISLLGRLLFLTCLILPLHAIEKCTGNDADKPNCTTHAAEPKHAAEAPYVNMYHNCLQGPAGTPGREGNPGSNGIPGTPGIPGHDGVKGEKGECVSEVFEEPWRPNYKQCAWNSLNYGIDLGKIADCTFTKLRTDSALRVLFTGSLRLKCKTACCQRWFFTFNGAECNGPLPVESIIYLDQGSPELNSTINIHRTSSVEGLCEGIKAGLVDVAIWVGTCADYPRGDASTGWNSVSRVIIEELPK, from the exons ATGATTTCTCTTCTCGGTCGTCTGCTGTTCCTCACCTGTCTCATCCTACCTCTTCACGCGATAGAGAAG TGCACTGGAAACGATGCAGACAAGCCCAACTGCACAACACATGCGGCAGAGCCAAAGCATGCTGCAGAGGCCCCTTATGTGAACATG taCCACAACTGTCTCCAGGGCCCGGCAGGGACCCCTGGCAGAGAGGGCAACCCTGGCAGCAACGGCATCCCCGGTACCCCGGGCATCCCAGGCCACGATGGAGTcaaaggggagaagggggagtgtgtgagcgAGGTCTTCGAGGAGCCCTGGAGACCCAACTACAAGCAGTGCGCCTGGAACTCCCTCAACTACGGCATCGACCTGGGGAAGATCGCC gacTGCACATTCACCAAGCTGCGCACCGACAGTGCCCTGCGGGTGCTGTTCACCGGCTCCCTGAGGCTCAAGTGTAAGACGGCGTGCTGCCAGCGCTGGTTCTTCACCTTCAACGGGGCTGAGTGCAACGGACCCCTGCCCGTAGAGTCCATCATCTACCTGGACCAGGGCAGCCCCGAGCTCAACTCCACCATCAACATACACAGGACCTCCTCAG TGGAGGGTTTGTGTGAGGGCATCAAGGCTGGTCTGGTGGACGTGGCCATCTGGGTGGGGACCTGCGCTGACTACCCCCGCGGTGACGCCTCCACAGGCTGGAACTCCGTCTCCAGGGTCATCATAGAGGAGCTGCCCaaatga